From the Lolium rigidum isolate FL_2022 chromosome 2, APGP_CSIRO_Lrig_0.1, whole genome shotgun sequence genome, one window contains:
- the LOC124693095 gene encoding DExH-box ATP-dependent RNA helicase DExH15 chloroplastic, with amino-acid sequence MHCLAPHFLLLLPLPTASRHALPQAPPPPSLLPPSRPAQSRPAPLHLPSARSPSRAAAPVSDDDDDEEEADEEDDDELEIHDVDAEYDEDEDEEGEDGGEELEEESGGEYDGEGGAAEDSREETAARRQRSEDYKSQQVAKLVAEVREFGEDMIDYNELAGIYDFPIDKFQRLAIQAFLRGSSVVVSAPTSSGKTLIAEAAAVATVARGRRLFYTTPLKALSNQKFRDFRNTFGDHNVGLLTGDSAINKDAQILIMTTEILRNMLYQSVGMSASEGRLFEVDVIVLDEVHYLSDISRGTVWEETVIYCPKEVQLICLSATVANPDELAGWIGQIHGKTELVTSNKRPVPLTWHFSKKFALLPLLDEKGKKMNRKLRMSHVQNISSPKSEYYYVKGKRKLRTNKNEQGSRSPLDISKQVQLSKHEVTNMRRSQVPLIRDTLSQLWESDMLPAIWFIFSRRGCDAAVEYLEDCRLLHDCEASEVELELRRFRMQYPDAIRENAVKGLLRGVAAHHAGCLPLWKSFIEELFQRGLVKVVFATETLAAGINMPARTAVISSLSKRIDAGRQLLTPNNLFQMAGRAGRRGIDTVGHSVLVQSTYEGPEECCDVIFAGLEPLVSQFTASYGMVLNLLAGSKVTHNNKGLGDVKAKRSGRTLEEARKLVEQSFGNYVGSNVMVAAKEELERIQKEIQYLSSEVTDEFIDRKCREELSEEHYTEISFLQNKLKEEKKIRNELKKRMEVERMAAWKTRLQEFESGYLPFICLQYKDKDSVHHTIPAVFIGSLSSFDDQKIVSMLEDDSTGADKQEVDSEEQLHYPSYYVALSSDNAWYLFTEKWIKAVYQTGLPAVPSVEGGPLPRETLKQLLLREDMIWDKIAKSEHGSLLCMDGSLDTWSWSLNVPVLNSLSEDDEVERFSQEHQTAVESHKKQRRKVSQLKKTIRSTKGFREFQKIIDMRNFTKEKIERLEARSRRLTRRIMQIEPTGWKEFLQISKVIQEARVLDINTQVIYPLGETAAAIRGENELWLAMVLRNKVLLDLKPSQLAAVCGSLVSEGIKLRPWKNSSYVYEPSSVVIGVINYLEEQRNSLLDLQEKHGVKIPCDIDTQFAGMVEAWASGLTWREIMMDSAMDDGDLARLLRRTMDLLAQIPKLPDIDPALQKNAQIACSVMDRVPLSELAG; translated from the exons ATGCACTGCCTCGCCCcgcacttcctcctcctcctcccgctccccACCGCCTCCCGCCACGCGCTCCCccaggccccgccgccgccctctctccTCCCGCCGTCGCGCCCAGCCCAGTCCCGCCCCGCCCCGCTCCACCTCCCCTCCGCGCGCTCCCcgtcccgcgccgccgcgccggtgtcagacgacgacgacgacgaggaggaagccgacgaggaggacgacgacgagttgGAAATCCACGACGTAGACGCGGagtacgacgaggacgaggatgaggaaggagaggatggCGGTGAGGAGCTGGAAGAGGAGAGTGGCGGCGAGTACGACGGGGAGGGGGGCGCGGCCGAGGATTCCCGAGAGGAAACCGCGGCGCGGAGGCAGCGCTCCGAGGATTACAAGTCGCAGCAGGTGGCCAAGCTCGTCGCCGAGGTGCGGGAGTTCGGCGAGGATATGATCGACTACAACGAGCTCGCCGGGATCTACGACTTCCCCATCGACAAGTTTCAG CGCCTGGCTATACAAGCATTTCTAAGAGGCTCGTCCGTCGTAGTTTCTGCACCTACAAGTAGCGGAAAGACACTAATTGCAGAAGCTGCAGCTGTTGCAACAGTGGCCAGAGGAAGGCGTCTCTTCTACACAACACCGTTGAAGGCCTTGTCAAATCAGAAGTTCCGCGATTTCCG GAATACCTTTGGTGATCATAATGTAGGTCTTCTTACAGGAGATTCTGCTATCAATAAAGATGCTCAGATCCTAATAATGACGACAGAGATTCTGCGTAATATGCTGTACCAAAG TGTTGGTATGTCAGCATCCGAAGGTAGATTATTTGAAGTTGATGTCATTGTTTTGGATGAAGTCCATTACTTAAGTGATATCTCACGCGGTACTGTTTGGGAAGAAACG GTGATATATTGTCCAAAGGAAGTCCAGCTTATATGCTTGTCTGCCACCGTCGCAAATCCTGATGAATTAGCTGGCTGGATAGGTCAG ATCCATGGAAAAACAGAGCTGGTGACATCGAACAAACGTCCTGTTCCACTAACTTGGCACTTCTCGAAGAAATTTGCACTTCTACCCCTTCTCGATGAAAAGGGAAAGAAAATGAATAG GAAATTGCGAATGTCTCATGTCCAGAACATATCTTCTCCCAAAAGTGAATACTACTACGTGAAAGGAAAGAGGAAACTTAGAACAAATAAAAATGAGCAAGGTAGCAGAAGCCCGTTGGACATATCAAAACAAGTTCAATTGTCCAAGCACGAGGTCACCAATATGCGGCGTTCCCAG GTTCCACTAATACGTGACACTTTGTCACAGCTTTGGGAAAGCGACATGCTTCCAGCAATCTGGTTTATCTTTAGTAGAAGAGGATGTGACGCAGCCGTTGAATATCTCGAGGATTGTAGACTTTTGCATGATTGTGAGGCTAGTGAAGTTGAACTGGAACTTAGGAGGTTCAGGATGCAATATCCTGATGCTATCCGGGAAAATGCTGTGAAAGGACTCTTGCGAGGTGTTGCTGCCCATCATGCTGGTTGCTTGCCACTGTGGAAGTCCTTTATTGAAGAGCTATTTCAGCGTGGCCTTGTTAAAGTAGTCTTTGCGACAGAAACCCTTGCTGCTGGGATCAATATGCCTGCTAGAACAGCCGTGATATCTTCTCTCAGCAAAAGAATTGATGCCGGGCGCCAGCTCTTAACCCCAAATAACTTATTCCAGATGGCAGGTCGTGCTGGAAGGAGAGGGATCGACACAGTTGGGCATTCTGTTCTTGTTCAGTCTACTTATGAAGGGCCTGAAGAATGTTGTGACGTTATCTTTGCTGGACTTGAGCCACTTGTTTCACAATTTACCGCATCATACGGGATGGTTTTGAATCTCCTTGCG GGCTCTAAAGTTACTCATAACAATAAAGGACTGGGTGATGTCAAGGCTAAACGTTCTGGAAGAACATTAGAAGAAGCTCGGAAGTTAGTGGAGCAAAGCTTTGGGAATTATGTAGGGAGCAATGTGATGGTTGCTGCTAAAGAAGAGCTTGAGAGAATACAGAAAGAAATACAATATCTCTCTTCTGAAGTTACGGATGAATTCATTGACCGGAAATGCAGGGAGGAATTATCAGAGGAACACTATACGGAGATCTCTTTTTTACAAAATAAATTAAAG GAAGAGAAGAAGATAAGAAATGAACTGAAAAAGAGGATGGAAGTAGAGAGAATGGCTGCATGGAAAACTCGGCTACAGGAGTTTGAAAGTGGCTACCTTCCTTTCATTTGCTTGCAGTATAAAGATAAAGATTCAGTTCACCACACAATTCCTGCTGTTTTTATTGGAAGCCTCAGCTCCTTTGATGATCAAAAGATTGTGAGCATG CTAGAAGATGATTCTACTGgcgcagacaagcaggaagttgaTAGTGAGGAACAGCTTCATTACCCATCCTACTACGTTGCTTTGAGTTCGGATAATGCATGGTATCTGTTCACAGAAAAATGGATAAAAGCTGTTTACCAGACAGGTTTACCCGCTGTTCCTTCAGTGGAGGGTGGGCCACTCCCCAGAGAAACCCTGAAGCAGCTCCTTTTGCGTGAAGATATGATTTGGGATAAAATTGCAAAATCTGAACATGGTTCTTTGTTATGCATGGATGGATCCCTAGACACATGGTCATGGAGTCTTAATGTTCCTGTGCTTAATAGCCTCTCAGAAGATGATGAG GTAGAACGATTCTCCCAGGAACATCAAACCGCTGTAGAATCTCACAAGAAACAGAGGAGGAAGGTTTCACAATTGAAGAAAACAATCAGGAGTACTAAGGGTTTTAGAGAATTTCAAAAGATCATTGACATGAGAAACTTTACAAAAGAAAAGATTGAGCGTTTGGAAGCCAGATCCCGTCGTTTAACTAGACGCATAATGCAAATTGAACCAACCGGTTGGAAAGAATTTTTGCAG ATTAGTAAAGTCATACAAGAAGCAAGAGTGTTAGATATCAATACCCAGGTAATCTATCCTTTGGGTGAGACGGCAGCAGCCATACGAGGGGAAAACGAACTCTGGCTTGCTATGGTTCTTAGGAACAAGGTCCTTTTGGATCTGAAGCCATCTCAACTGGCAGCAGTTTGTGGAAGCTTAGTGTCAGAAGGGATCAAGCTTCGTCCATGGAAAAATAGCAG TTATGTGTATGAACCGTCTTCAGTTGTTATCGGGGTTATAAATTACTTAGAAGAGCAGAGAAATTCACTCCTCGATCTCCAAGAGAAACATGGTGTAAAG ATACCCTGCGACATTGATACCCAGTTTGCTGGAATGGTTGAAGCCTGGGCGTCAGGGTTGACTTGGAGGGAGATAATGATGGACTCTGCAATGGATGATGGAGATTTAGCCCGTTTGCTCAGACGAACAATGGATTTACTAGCTCAG